A stretch of the Mycolicibacterium celeriflavum genome encodes the following:
- the cei gene encoding envelope integrity protein Cei, with protein sequence MVAQITEGTAFDEHGRPFRRRYYLPGIVLFVALSVVTLFVWVIALNRPADVQEAAICNPPPAPADPAAPAPTVGEQVSRAEMVDVAPARLADTKIKVLNASGQGGQAAEVASALKDLGFAEPTAANDPLYATARLECQGQIRFGEAGRAAAAAVWLVAPCTELFQDGRGDDSVDLALGTEFTELSSNDDIEAVLASLRPDATQPADPDLLSEIHSGAC encoded by the coding sequence GTGGTCGCGCAAATCACTGAGGGAACCGCGTTCGACGAGCACGGTCGTCCCTTCCGCCGGCGGTACTACCTGCCGGGGATCGTGTTGTTCGTCGCGCTGTCGGTGGTGACGTTGTTCGTCTGGGTCATCGCGCTGAACCGTCCTGCCGACGTGCAAGAAGCGGCCATCTGCAATCCGCCGCCGGCGCCCGCCGACCCGGCCGCGCCGGCCCCGACCGTCGGTGAACAGGTGTCGCGCGCCGAGATGGTCGACGTGGCGCCCGCCCGCCTCGCCGATACGAAGATCAAGGTGCTCAACGCCAGCGGCCAGGGTGGACAGGCCGCCGAGGTGGCCAGTGCATTGAAGGATCTTGGTTTCGCCGAACCGACCGCGGCCAACGATCCGCTCTATGCCACCGCCCGCCTGGAGTGCCAGGGCCAAATCCGGTTCGGCGAGGCCGGGCGCGCCGCGGCGGCAGCGGTGTGGCTGGTCGCGCCGTGCACCGAACTGTTCCAGGACGGCCGCGGCGACGACAGCGTGGACCTCGCCCTCGGTACCGAGTTCACCGAGTTGAGCAGCAACGACGACATCGAGGCAGTGCTCGCCAGCCTGCGTCCGGATGCCACCCAGCCGGCCGATCCAGATCTGCTGTCGGAGATCCACTCGGGGGCCTGCTGA
- a CDS encoding inositol monophosphatase family protein: MPDNDADPVLLRSVAEQLATEAAAFVLHRRAEVFGDAASAPETPGVWTKSSPTDPVTIVDTETERLIRDRLAVLRPGEHVLGEEEGGAPARPGELTWVLDPIDGTVNFVYGLDAYAVSVAVQRDGVSLAGAVANVPTGAVYSAAVGHGAHRRHADVTAPLRTSSADDLSMSLLGTGFSYDREQRARQAEVLTRMLPAVRDVRRIGSCALDLCMVAAGQLDAYYEDGVHLWDWAAGALIAAEAGATLRLPPGEGSEGGPGFIVAAAPAVAADLDAALRRAGAP; encoded by the coding sequence ATGCCCGACAACGACGCCGATCCCGTCCTGCTGCGCTCGGTCGCCGAGCAACTGGCCACCGAGGCGGCCGCCTTCGTGCTGCACCGCCGCGCAGAGGTTTTCGGCGACGCCGCCTCGGCACCGGAGACGCCCGGCGTATGGACCAAGAGCTCGCCCACCGACCCCGTCACCATCGTCGACACCGAGACCGAACGGCTGATCCGCGACCGGCTTGCCGTGCTGCGTCCCGGCGAACATGTGCTCGGTGAAGAAGAAGGCGGGGCACCCGCGCGACCGGGTGAATTGACCTGGGTGCTCGACCCGATCGACGGCACGGTCAACTTCGTCTACGGGTTGGACGCGTATGCGGTCTCGGTCGCCGTGCAACGCGACGGTGTTTCGTTGGCCGGTGCCGTCGCGAACGTGCCGACCGGCGCGGTGTACTCGGCCGCTGTCGGCCACGGCGCGCATCGGCGACATGCGGACGTGACCGCGCCGCTGCGCACGAGCAGTGCTGACGACTTGTCAATGTCGTTGTTGGGCACCGGTTTTTCCTACGACCGCGAGCAGCGGGCCCGACAGGCCGAGGTGCTGACCCGGATGCTGCCCGCGGTGCGCGACGTGCGCCGCATCGGATCCTGCGCGCTGGACCTCTGCATGGTGGCGGCAGGTCAACTCGATGCCTATTACGAGGACGGTGTGCACCTGTGGGACTGGGCGGCCGGGGCGCTCATCGCCGCCGAAGCGGGCGCCACACTGCGCCTGCCGCCGGGGGAAGGGTCGGAAGGCGGTCCCGGGTTCATCGTGGCCGCAGCGCCGGCCGTCGCGGCCGATCTGGACGCCGCGCTTCGCCGCGCGGGCGCGCCGTAG
- the ppgK gene encoding polyphosphate--glucose phosphotransferase, which translates to MTATDSSSVAPSTTESQRRGFGIDVGGSGVKGGIVDLDTGQLIGERFKLPTPQPATPDAVAETVAAVVREFGWTDKLGVTYPGVVTDGIVRTAANVDKRWIGVNARDVIVDHLGGQQVTVLNDADAAGLAEEKFGAGRDNTGVIVLLTFGTGIGSAVIHNGVLLPNTEFGHLEVGGKEAEHRAASSVKERKGWSYERWTVEVTKVLVAVENAIWPDLFIAGGGISRKAEKWVPLLKNRTPVVAAALQNTAGIVGAAMAAEVDVTATAK; encoded by the coding sequence ATGACCGCGACCGATTCATCCTCCGTCGCGCCGAGCACCACCGAGAGCCAACGCCGCGGATTCGGCATCGATGTGGGCGGCAGCGGCGTCAAGGGCGGCATCGTCGACCTGGACACCGGCCAATTGATCGGTGAGCGGTTCAAGCTGCCCACGCCCCAGCCGGCGACGCCCGACGCGGTCGCCGAGACCGTCGCCGCTGTGGTCCGTGAGTTCGGTTGGACGGACAAGCTGGGGGTCACCTATCCCGGCGTGGTGACAGACGGGATCGTGCGGACCGCGGCCAACGTCGACAAGCGTTGGATCGGCGTGAACGCCCGCGATGTGATCGTGGACCATCTCGGTGGACAGCAGGTGACGGTTCTCAACGACGCCGACGCGGCCGGGTTGGCCGAGGAGAAGTTCGGCGCGGGCCGCGACAACACGGGCGTCATCGTGCTGTTGACCTTCGGCACGGGCATCGGTTCGGCGGTCATCCACAACGGCGTCCTGCTGCCCAATACCGAGTTCGGCCACCTCGAGGTCGGCGGCAAGGAGGCCGAGCACCGCGCCGCGTCGTCGGTCAAGGAACGCAAGGGCTGGAGCTACGAACGCTGGACTGTCGAGGTGACAAAGGTGCTGGTAGCGGTCGAGAACGCGATCTGGCCCGACCTGTTCATCGCGGGTGGCGGCATCAGCCGCAAGGCCGAGAAGTGGGTCCCGTTGCTGAAGAACCGCACGCCGGTGGTCGCCGCGGCGCTGCAGAACACCGCGGGCATCGTAGGTGCCGCGATGGCCGCTGAGGTGGACGTCACAGCTACTGCCAAGTAG
- a CDS encoding RNA polymerase sigma factor, with protein MAATKASPATDEPVKRTATKAAPAKKTAAKSANATAPAKKAAKARTATKAPAKKAAKPAASRESGTTATKAPAKRATKAAKTAAPRGRAKKATAADPEATKTDVETDELEADELEAEPGDDLAVEEADIDLADLEVAVEEPAEEVAAVAEGDTPAAESTDEAAAVEDDEIAEPSEKDKASGDFVWDEEESEALRQARKDAELTASADSVRAYLKQIGKVALLNAEEEVELAKRIEAGLYATQLMAEIAERGEKLPAAQRRDMMWICRDGDRAKNHLLEANLRLVVSLAKRYTGRGMAFLDLIQEGNLGLIRAVEKFDYTKGYKFSTYATWWIRQAITRAMADQARTIRIPVHMVEVINKLGRIQRELLQDLGREPTPEELAKEMDITPEKVLEIQQYAREPISLDQTIGDEGDSQLGDFIEDSEAVVAVDAVSFTLLQDQLQSVLETLSEREAGVVRLRFGLTDGQPRTLDEIGQVYGVTRERIRQIESKTMSKLRHPSRSQVLRDYLD; from the coding sequence GTGGCAGCGACAAAGGCAAGCCCGGCAACCGATGAGCCGGTGAAGCGCACCGCTACCAAGGCCGCCCCCGCCAAGAAGACAGCGGCGAAGTCCGCCAATGCGACGGCGCCGGCCAAGAAGGCCGCCAAGGCGCGTACCGCCACCAAGGCGCCGGCGAAGAAGGCCGCCAAGCCAGCGGCGAGCCGCGAATCGGGTACCACCGCGACCAAGGCACCGGCCAAGCGAGCGACGAAGGCCGCGAAGACAGCCGCCCCCCGCGGTCGCGCCAAGAAGGCCACCGCCGCCGATCCGGAGGCCACCAAGACCGACGTCGAGACCGACGAACTCGAGGCCGACGAGCTGGAAGCCGAGCCCGGCGACGACCTCGCGGTCGAGGAGGCCGACATCGACCTTGCGGATCTCGAGGTCGCCGTCGAGGAGCCTGCCGAGGAGGTTGCCGCGGTCGCCGAGGGCGACACCCCCGCGGCGGAGTCCACGGATGAGGCCGCCGCTGTCGAGGACGACGAGATCGCCGAGCCGTCGGAGAAGGACAAGGCCTCCGGCGACTTCGTCTGGGACGAGGAGGAGTCCGAGGCGCTGCGCCAAGCTCGCAAGGACGCCGAGCTGACCGCGTCGGCCGACTCGGTTCGCGCCTACCTCAAGCAGATCGGCAAGGTCGCGCTGCTCAACGCCGAGGAAGAGGTCGAACTAGCCAAGCGCATCGAGGCCGGTCTGTATGCCACCCAGCTGATGGCCGAGATCGCCGAGCGCGGCGAGAAGCTGCCCGCCGCGCAGCGCCGCGACATGATGTGGATCTGCCGCGACGGTGACCGTGCGAAAAACCATCTGCTGGAAGCGAACTTGCGTCTGGTGGTGTCGCTGGCCAAGCGCTACACGGGCCGCGGCATGGCGTTCCTGGACCTCATCCAGGAAGGAAACCTGGGCCTGATCCGTGCCGTCGAGAAGTTCGACTACACCAAGGGCTACAAATTCTCCACGTACGCCACCTGGTGGATCCGCCAGGCGATCACCCGCGCGATGGCCGACCAGGCCCGCACCATCCGTATTCCGGTGCACATGGTCGAGGTGATCAACAAGCTCGGCCGCATCCAGCGCGAGCTGCTGCAGGATCTGGGGCGGGAGCCGACGCCCGAAGAGCTGGCCAAAGAGATGGACATCACGCCGGAGAAGGTGCTGGAGATCCAGCAATATGCGCGTGAGCCGATCTCCCTGGACCAGACCATCGGTGATGAAGGCGATTCCCAGCTCGGTGATTTCATCGAGGACTCCGAAGCTGTGGTGGCCGTCGACGCGGTGTCGTTCACGCTGCTGCAGGATCAGCTGCAGTCGGTGCTGGAAACCCTGTCGGAGCGTGAAGCAGGCGTAGTGCGGCTGCGGTTCGGCCTCACCGACGGCCAGCCGCGCACGCTCGACGAGATCGGTCAGGTGTACGGGGTGACGCGCGAACGCATCCGCCAGATCGAATCGAAGACGATGTCGAAGTTGCGCCACCCCAGCCGTTCTCAGGTGCTGCGCGACTACTTGGACTGA
- a CDS encoding DUF952 domain-containing protein, translated as MSHSSPVLVHLCSTQEWRSAQARGEHRPDSLGANGFVHLSTPEQVHLPANRLYAGRTDLVLLRIDAAQLSSPVRWEPGMPADPVGMVFPHLYGPLPTAAVISVTPYRPGADGRFAPLAP; from the coding sequence ATGAGCCACTCGTCGCCGGTGCTGGTCCACCTGTGTAGCACGCAGGAGTGGCGATCGGCACAAGCGCGCGGCGAGCATCGCCCCGATTCGCTCGGGGCGAACGGGTTCGTCCACCTCTCGACGCCCGAGCAGGTGCACCTGCCGGCCAACCGGCTCTACGCCGGTCGCACCGACCTGGTGCTGCTGCGCATCGACGCCGCACAGCTGTCCTCTCCCGTTCGCTGGGAACCCGGTATGCCCGCTGATCCAGTGGGAATGGTGTTCCCACATCTGTATGGGCCTTTGCCAACCGCTGCTGTGATAAGCGTCACGCCGTATCGGCCCGGTGCGGACGGTCGGTTCGCTCCGCTCGCACCGTAG
- a CDS encoding DUF7455 domain-containing protein: MTNATLTSPPLSRADRCDRCGAAARVRAKLPSGAELLFCQHHANEHETKLIELAAVLEVSPVEA, translated from the coding sequence ATGACGAACGCAACGCTCACCAGTCCCCCCTTGAGCCGGGCTGACCGCTGCGATCGTTGCGGTGCCGCGGCCCGGGTTCGCGCGAAGCTCCCGTCGGGAGCGGAGTTGCTCTTCTGCCAACACCACGCCAACGAGCACGAGACCAAGCTGATCGAGTTGGCCGCGGTTCTGGAAGTCAGCCCGGTGGAGGCATAA
- a CDS encoding YihY/virulence factor BrkB family protein, with protein sequence MSDQPQPLPMKPSRHHIRHLVRRTLSKSWDDSIFSESAQAAFWSALSLPPLLLGMLGSLAYIAPLFGPETLPTIETQIIDTAGRFFSTNVVAEIIEPTIRDIVKGARGEVVSVGFVISLWAGSSAISAFVDSITEAHDQTPLRHPVRQRFYALGLYVVMLVLAILTAPFIALGPRKIAEYLPDSWDRVLQFGYYPVLILGLVVAVNILYRVSLPKPLPSHRLLLGSVLATAVFLAATFGLRFYLTWITATGYTYGALATPIAFLLFAFFLGFAIMIGAELNAAVQEEWPASATHAKRFRWWLKEKAETRNGVAAAERRAAAATLGPRESRAPETAADGITS encoded by the coding sequence ATGAGTGACCAGCCCCAGCCGTTGCCGATGAAGCCGTCGCGCCACCACATTCGACACCTCGTGCGGCGCACCTTGTCGAAAAGCTGGGACGATTCGATTTTCTCGGAGTCGGCGCAGGCCGCGTTCTGGTCGGCACTGTCACTGCCGCCGCTACTGCTCGGCATGCTGGGCAGCTTGGCGTACATCGCTCCGCTGTTCGGTCCGGAGACTCTGCCGACCATCGAGACCCAGATCATCGACACGGCGGGGAGGTTCTTCTCCACCAATGTCGTCGCCGAGATCATCGAGCCGACGATCCGCGACATCGTCAAGGGCGCCCGCGGCGAAGTGGTCTCGGTCGGCTTCGTGATCTCGCTGTGGGCGGGCTCGTCGGCGATCTCGGCGTTCGTCGACTCCATCACCGAAGCTCACGACCAGACTCCGCTGCGCCACCCGGTCCGCCAGCGGTTCTACGCGCTCGGGCTCTATGTGGTGATGTTGGTCCTCGCGATCCTGACCGCGCCCTTCATCGCTTTGGGTCCCCGCAAGATCGCCGAGTACCTACCCGACAGCTGGGACCGCGTCCTGCAGTTCGGCTACTACCCGGTGCTGATCCTGGGGCTCGTCGTGGCGGTCAACATCCTCTATCGGGTGTCGCTGCCGAAACCGTTGCCATCGCACCGGCTGCTGCTGGGCTCCGTGCTGGCCACCGCGGTATTCCTGGCGGCGACGTTCGGGCTGCGCTTCTACCTGACGTGGATCACCGCGACCGGCTACACCTACGGCGCACTGGCAACGCCGATCGCCTTTCTGTTGTTCGCGTTCTTCCTCGGGTTCGCAATCATGATCGGCGCCGAACTCAACGCCGCCGTGCAGGAGGAGTGGCCGGCATCTGCGACCCATGCGAAGCGGTTCCGGTGGTGGCTGAAGGAGAAGGCCGAGACCCGCAACGGCGTCGCGGCCGCGGAACGCCGGGCGGCAGCCGCGACGCTGGGCCCACGCGAAAGCCGGGCACCAGAGACGGCAGCCGACGGAATTACTTCTTGA
- a CDS encoding DUF3039 domain-containing protein, which yields MQTQTIERTDTDERVDDGTDSDIPKYFHYVKKDKIAESAVMGTHVVALCGEVFPVTKSAKPGSPVCPECKRIYEKLKK from the coding sequence ATGCAGACCCAGACGATCGAGCGCACCGACACCGACGAACGCGTCGACGACGGGACCGACAGCGACATCCCTAAGTACTTCCACTACGTCAAGAAGGACAAGATCGCCGAGAGCGCAGTGATGGGTACCCACGTCGTCGCGCTGTGCGGCGAGGTCTTCCCGGTGACGAAGTCCGCCAAACCGGGCTCGCCGGTGTGCCCGGAGTGCAAGCGCATCTACGAGAAGCTCAAGAAGTAA
- a CDS encoding DUF3099 domain-containing protein: MKHGPELSFDDEGRPVLITRAAPAYEEQHRQRVRKYLTIMSFRIPALILAAVAYGIWHNGLISLGILVASIPLPWIAVLIANDRPPRRPEEPRRYDAQRRAAQFPTAERPALEHGIVSPPQPDGRACNGDVPS, from the coding sequence ATGAAACACGGCCCCGAGCTGAGTTTCGACGACGAGGGCCGGCCCGTCCTGATCACTCGCGCCGCTCCCGCCTACGAGGAACAGCACCGTCAACGGGTCCGCAAGTACCTGACCATCATGTCGTTTCGGATTCCGGCGCTGATCCTGGCTGCGGTCGCGTACGGCATCTGGCACAACGGCTTGATCTCGTTGGGAATTCTGGTGGCCTCGATTCCGCTGCCGTGGATCGCCGTGCTCATCGCCAACGACCGTCCGCCGCGGCGCCCCGAAGAACCCCGGCGGTACGACGCGCAGCGCCGCGCTGCGCAGTTCCCGACCGCCGAACGGCCGGCCTTGGAACACGGCATCGTCTCCCCGCCGCAACCCGACGGACGCGCCTGCAACGGCGATGTTCCCAGTTGA
- the sigB gene encoding sigma-70 family RNA polymerase sigma factor SigB produces MANASTIRVDHDLDAQSPAADLVRVYLNGIGKTALLNAADEVELAKRIEAGLYAKHLLETRKRLGENRKRDLAAVVRDGEAARRHLLEANLRLVVSLAKRYTGRGMPLLDLIQEGNLGLIRAMEKFDYTKGFKFSTYATWWIRQAITRGMADQSRTIRLPVHLVEQVNKLARIKREMHQNLGREATDEELAAESGIPVEKITDLLEHSRDPVSLDMPVGSDEEAPLGDFIEDAEAMSAENAVISELLHTDIRHVLATLDEREQQVIRLRFGLDDGQPRTLDQIGKLFGLSRERVRQIEREVMAKLRNGDRADRLRSYAS; encoded by the coding sequence ATGGCAAATGCCAGCACTATCCGCGTCGACCACGACCTGGACGCGCAGAGTCCAGCGGCTGACCTCGTACGCGTGTATCTCAATGGCATTGGCAAAACGGCCTTGCTCAACGCCGCCGACGAGGTCGAGCTCGCAAAACGCATCGAGGCAGGGCTTTACGCGAAGCATCTGCTCGAAACACGGAAGCGCTTGGGCGAGAACCGCAAACGTGATCTTGCTGCGGTGGTCCGCGACGGCGAGGCGGCGCGACGCCATCTGCTGGAAGCCAACCTGCGTCTGGTGGTGTCGCTGGCGAAGCGCTACACCGGCCGCGGCATGCCCCTGCTGGATTTGATCCAGGAGGGCAATCTGGGCCTCATCCGCGCGATGGAAAAGTTCGACTACACCAAGGGATTCAAGTTCTCGACGTACGCCACGTGGTGGATCCGGCAGGCGATCACGCGTGGGATGGCGGATCAGAGTCGCACCATCCGGCTTCCGGTGCACCTGGTCGAGCAGGTGAACAAGCTCGCCCGAATCAAGCGGGAGATGCACCAGAATCTCGGCCGCGAGGCCACCGACGAGGAACTGGCGGCCGAGTCCGGCATTCCCGTGGAGAAGATCACCGATCTGCTGGAACACAGCCGCGACCCGGTGAGCCTCGACATGCCGGTGGGCAGCGACGAGGAAGCGCCGCTGGGCGACTTCATCGAGGACGCCGAGGCGATGTCCGCCGAGAACGCCGTGATCTCCGAACTGCTGCACACCGACATCCGGCACGTGCTGGCCACCCTCGACGAACGCGAGCAGCAGGTGATCCGGCTGCGCTTCGGTCTCGACGACGGTCAGCCGCGCACCCTCGACCAGATCGGCAAGCTTTTCGGCCTCTCCCGTGAGCGGGTGCGACAGATCGAGCGCGAGGTCATGGCCAAGCTGCGCAACGGCGACCGAGCCGATCGGCTGCGGTCTTACGCCAGCTAG
- a CDS encoding metal-dependent transcriptional regulator, which translates to MNDLVDTTEMYLRTIYDLEEEGVVPLRARIAERLDQSGPTVSQTVSRMERDGLLHVAGDRHLELTDKGRALAVAVMRKHRLAERLLVDVIGLPWEEVHAEACRWEHVMSEDVERRLVQVLNNPTTSPFGNPIPGLSELGLINSSPGDGLNLVRLTELPAGMPVAVVVRQLTEHVQGDVDLISRLKDAGVVPNARVTVQTNEHGGVMIVIPGHEQVELPHHMAHAVKVEKV; encoded by the coding sequence ATGAATGATCTAGTCGACACCACAGAGATGTACCTGCGGACGATCTACGACCTCGAAGAAGAGGGCGTGGTGCCATTGCGTGCACGCATCGCGGAGCGTCTGGATCAGAGCGGCCCCACCGTCAGCCAGACCGTGTCCCGGATGGAACGCGACGGCCTCCTGCACGTCGCCGGCGATCGCCACCTCGAGCTCACCGACAAGGGCCGTGCCCTGGCCGTGGCCGTCATGCGCAAGCACCGACTCGCCGAGCGACTGCTTGTCGACGTGATCGGCCTGCCCTGGGAGGAAGTGCACGCCGAGGCCTGCCGGTGGGAACACGTGATGAGCGAAGACGTCGAACGCCGACTCGTGCAGGTCCTCAACAATCCCACCACCTCGCCGTTCGGTAACCCGATTCCCGGGCTCTCGGAGTTGGGCCTGATCAACTCGTCGCCGGGCGACGGATTGAACCTGGTCCGGCTCACCGAGCTGCCGGCCGGTATGCCCGTCGCGGTCGTGGTGCGGCAGCTGACCGAGCACGTCCAGGGCGACGTCGATTTGATCTCCAGGCTCAAGGATGCGGGCGTGGTTCCCAACGCCCGCGTGACCGTGCAGACCAACGAGCACGGCGGGGTGATGATCGTGATCCCCGGCCACGAGCAGGTCGAGCTGCCCCACCACATGGCGCACGCCGTCAAGGTCGAGAAGGTCTGA
- a CDS encoding DUF4192 domain-containing protein, whose amino-acid sequence MTTSPSPDFQLNRPAVLIAALPAVLGFVPEKSLVLVTVERGTLGCVMRVDLSDELPESVDHIAEVAAAARPDSAIAVIVDEDGAGCRLCNDEYGELAAMLAAALAERGIELLAAHVVDRVAAGGRWHCADGCGEAGIVEDPSASPLAMAAVLDGRRLYARRAELQDVIAVTDSARAAALAVPIADAQSGRSHADAGSDIEAVIATAARVADGEELPDPVVARIAAALTDLQVRDTLYALAVGESATQAESLWAELSRRLPDPWRVEALVLLAFSAYSRGDGPLAGVSLEAALRCDGTHRMAGMLDTALQSGLRPERIRELATTGYRLADQLGVRLPPRRVFGRRAG is encoded by the coding sequence ATGACGACCTCACCATCACCCGATTTCCAGCTGAACCGTCCCGCAGTCCTCATCGCGGCCCTGCCCGCCGTCCTGGGTTTCGTCCCGGAGAAATCCCTCGTGCTCGTGACCGTGGAGCGCGGCACGCTGGGATGCGTCATGCGCGTGGACCTCTCCGATGAGTTGCCCGAATCGGTCGACCACATCGCCGAGGTGGCCGCAGCGGCGCGACCGGACTCGGCGATTGCTGTCATCGTCGACGAGGACGGCGCCGGTTGCCGCCTGTGCAACGACGAGTACGGCGAACTCGCCGCGATGTTGGCGGCCGCCCTGGCCGAACGCGGCATCGAACTGCTCGCCGCGCATGTTGTCGACCGGGTCGCGGCCGGAGGGCGATGGCACTGCGCCGACGGTTGCGGCGAGGCGGGCATCGTGGAAGACCCGTCGGCATCGCCGCTCGCGATGGCCGCCGTTCTCGACGGGCGCAGGCTCTATGCCCGGCGCGCCGAGCTTCAGGACGTCATCGCGGTCACCGATTCCGCCCGCGCGGCGGCGTTGGCCGTACCCATCGCCGACGCGCAGTCCGGTCGATCGCACGCCGACGCCGGCAGCGATATCGAGGCCGTGATCGCGACGGCCGCCCGGGTCGCCGACGGTGAGGAATTGCCCGATCCCGTCGTGGCTCGGATCGCGGCCGCGCTGACCGATCTGCAGGTGCGCGACACGCTTTACGCGCTGGCGGTCGGGGAGAGCGCGACACAGGCAGAGTCGTTGTGGGCCGAGCTGTCGCGGCGGCTGCCCGACCCGTGGCGGGTGGAAGCCCTTGTGCTTCTGGCATTTTCGGCGTATTCGCGCGGTGACGGTCCGTTGGCGGGGGTGTCGCTGGAGGCGGCGCTTCGGTGCGACGGCACGCATCGGATGGCGGGCATGCTCGACACCGCGCTGCAATCGGGTCTGCGACCGGAACGAATTCGTGAGCTGGCCACCACGGGCTACCGGTTGGCCGACCAATTGGGAGTGCGGTTACCGCCGAGACGGGTGTTCGGTCGACGGGCCGGTTGA
- the sthA gene encoding Si-specific NAD(P)(+) transhydrogenase translates to MLEYDLVVLGSGPGGQKAAIAAAKLGKTVAVVERGRMLGGVCVNTGTIPSKTLREAVVYLTGMSQRELYGASYRVKEKITPADLLARTAHVIGKEQDVVRSQLIRNRIDLFQGHGRFVDPHTVLVEEPTRGERTTVSGDYVVIATGTKPARPAGVEFDEDRVLDSDGILDLKSLPATMVVVGAGVIGIEYASMFAALGTKVTVVEKRDTMLDFCDPEIVEALKFHLRDLAVTFRFGEEVTAVDVGAAGTVTTLASGKQIPAETVMYSAGRQGQTEHLDLANAGLETDARGRIDVDSNYQTKVDHVYAVGDVIGFPALAATSMDQGRLAAYHAFGEPAKGMTDLQPIGIYSIPEVSYVGATEVELTRNAIPYEVGVSRYRELARGQIAGDSYGMLKLLVSTDDLKLLGVHIFGTSATEMVHIGQAVMGCGGTVEYLVDAVFNYPTFSEAYKVAALDVMNKLRALNQFRT, encoded by the coding sequence ATGCTGGAGTACGACCTCGTTGTCCTCGGTTCCGGTCCCGGCGGGCAGAAAGCCGCGATCGCCGCGGCGAAACTCGGCAAGACGGTCGCCGTCGTCGAGCGCGGCCGGATGCTCGGCGGTGTTTGCGTGAACACCGGAACCATTCCCTCCAAGACGCTTCGGGAGGCGGTCGTCTACCTCACCGGCATGAGCCAGCGCGAGCTGTACGGCGCGAGCTACCGCGTCAAGGAGAAGATCACGCCGGCGGACCTGCTCGCACGCACGGCGCACGTGATCGGCAAGGAGCAGGACGTCGTCCGCTCGCAGTTGATACGCAACCGCATCGACCTCTTCCAGGGCCACGGTCGGTTCGTTGACCCGCACACCGTGCTGGTCGAGGAGCCCACCCGCGGTGAGCGCACCACGGTCAGCGGCGATTACGTGGTGATCGCCACCGGCACCAAACCGGCCCGGCCGGCCGGCGTCGAGTTCGACGAGGACCGCGTGCTCGACTCCGACGGGATCCTCGACCTGAAGTCGCTGCCCGCGACGATGGTCGTGGTCGGCGCGGGGGTGATCGGGATCGAGTACGCGTCGATGTTCGCCGCGCTCGGCACCAAAGTCACCGTGGTGGAGAAGCGCGACACCATGCTGGATTTCTGCGACCCCGAGATCGTGGAAGCCCTCAAGTTCCACCTGCGCGACCTCGCGGTGACATTCCGGTTCGGCGAGGAGGTGACGGCCGTGGACGTCGGCGCGGCGGGCACCGTCACCACGCTGGCCAGCGGCAAGCAGATCCCCGCCGAGACCGTGATGTACTCCGCCGGCAGGCAGGGCCAGACCGAACACCTCGATCTGGCCAACGCGGGCCTGGAAACCGACGCGCGCGGCCGCATCGACGTCGACAGCAACTATCAGACGAAGGTCGACCACGTCTATGCCGTCGGCGATGTGATCGGCTTTCCGGCGTTGGCCGCCACCTCGATGGACCAGGGCAGGCTGGCGGCGTACCACGCGTTCGGCGAGCCCGCGAAGGGCATGACCGATCTGCAGCCGATCGGCATCTATTCGATTCCGGAGGTGTCTTACGTCGGCGCCACCGAGGTCGAGTTGACCCGCAACGCGATCCCGTACGAAGTCGGGGTGTCGCGCTACCGGGAGTTGGCCAGGGGCCAGATCGCCGGCGATTCCTACGGCATGCTCAAGCTGCTGGTCTCGACCGACGACCTGAAGCTGCTCGGCGTGCACATCTTCGGTACCAGCGCCACCGAGATGGTGCACATCGGTCAGGCCGTCATGGGCTGCGGGGGTACCGTCGAATACCTGGTCGACGCGGTGTTCAACTACCCCACCTTCTCCGAGGCCTACAAAGTCGCCGCGCTGGACGTGATGAACAAGCTGCGGGCACTCAACCAGTTCCGCACCTAG